The genomic stretch ggtgaacttgcttggacggtcagacctgggcatgttggcagttgttttgaagctCCTCCactttccggacagtggaatggttgattttatattcttttgagatcttttgaaatcccttatgaGAATCATaagtgtctacaatcttctttctgaaggcctcaccatggtgttttctctcacttcaacagtcaggggcacaccaaagtAAATGCGAATTTTAAATATGGCAAGCCTCCTCCAAAACACTGGGTAGtaatgttctaatcatgtgcacctgatgtgatacacctgtgtatgattttagccatttcaagggggattgaatgtgggggtctCCTAAtgtattcctcaacagaaattgcatttattcaaaataacattttacagaaactttttctcaattttaattgtttagttctattacttctctcaagattgttaaaattgttattaaatacccatatgaccaaatacagtatgttagaaaacacacaatcttccatagggtgtcctaattttttcacatgactgcatGCTCGTTTTCCTTTCATTCTTGAAGGTATGTTCATccgtgccactagagggcactcttgCTCATTGGACGGCTGGTGTTTCATTTTTTCAGCGGGAATAAAGAAATCTGAAATAGCACACTGCATGAAtgcaatttttaaactgtgacatcgccatcgtaacgcggaatTGGGTCATTACTGACACGCCCTcccatacaatccatgttatttctgctttttTTACCTCCggcaatctttcaaaaaaagagcATGCCAATCAAACCCTGCTGGTatagaacttgtagaaacgactctagacattacaacatataaatgatgttttctttatacgtttcccgaaaccaaaacttTGGAGAaagaaatgtgaagaatggatcaacttgcgcggatgtccaaaagaccagtttaacgccaacaaggtgaagccattcacatttcatatgcagtaaacattttgtcagGGGGCATGGTCGTACAGAGGACGAagaagtaagccattttgatattgttACTTATTttctagcgtggcgttttgccgtgctgcttctgtctgacaatgaatgacattaaaaaacattaaaagtatctagtaagggggaagtgtaaataaattatagaattgaaTTAAAAGAGTTCGttagctgtcactgagtagcatttgtgatcgctacacaaaaattgcaatgtaaattgcccccaagaacggttaGAGACttcagacaaccagaggatataatatataagaaagacggggcatacggtggtaaaggatagattgttgaaacaggagaacgtcATAGTCAGTGGCGtatggcaatgcacacaagaaaaaagtgtcaataaaaaagctgACTCTGGATCAAGTCGGctttttttcagccctcgacactcaagccatctctttaacccaCGTGGGTCCGGTTCCCTTTTAGCCATTCGTTTTTCCTTATAATTATGGAAAACATAATTGAATACAAGCCCAATTccgtgttttgtttttatgcgtcttccacatctttaccagtgaatttggcaccagggacatcattttcggacagaattggtaggtttagctcagtaaatatctagttcgtacactatttccatgcgtttaccattagggacaaacgggaggttcacccgcctagcaacaattgctaacgtcatgaatattaatgagcaaaagtggcaTGTTGCTTGTGGTACGCAATATCATGTGTATTCTTTTCATCCAATACCTTTTGACCAACATTCAAATGAATTTTTCAGATGACCACTTTGACTCATACTGTCATATTGCCTTGAACTCATGCTACTCTTATTGGAGTATAGATTTGCCTAAATGTTTGTTTTCTAAATGGTGAACAACTTTGAAAAGAACTTCTGAAGGGGGAGGAAGACGCAATGGACAGACTTTGACATGTCCTTAACTGGTGTCATGAGGCATTCTGGGCAAATATCATTGCCCCTAAATGAATAAATCCATTAAAGTTTTGATAACAAATCCGAGTTTCATCTTGCACTTTGGATCCTTTAGTGACTATCTCACTTATAATCAAATCATTAACTCAAAGGTTTGACCGCAAGTCCAACCGTCCAACATCCATGCAAGAAGCTCGATTTAAAAAGCAGAGAGTTGACTTTTTGGACATTTTGCTTCCATGTCAGATGAAACTTTCTGAGAAGAAACCACACTTGCGATCAATACTTTAAGTGGACAAAAGCTTAAGGTTGCGGTTCGTCACCTTAGGGTAATCCTTCTGTAATATGTCCCTTCTACTCCAATAATCAAGCCATAAAAGTTGCTCATTACAAATCTGATTCCAGCCTCAGCAAGCAGGATGTGAACTTTTGGACCTTGAGGGAGGACATGAAACAATCCTTACACTTGTGACGGAGGCAGAAGAACTGCAGCTGTCCTGAGAGTCGACACTCCAAGTTTGTATGCTAAGAGAAACCCCGTCTTCTCAAAAACCATGGCTGAAAGTCTGGAGGTGCATCTTCAATGTCCCACCTGTCTGGACGTCTTCAAAGATCCTGTCATCCTGCCGTGCAGTCACAGCTTCTGCCGTGCGTGTCTACAGCAGTGGAAGGACAAAGGAGAACGATCGTGTCCACTCTGTAGGACAGAGTTTCGTTCGATGGTTCTGCCTCTGAACCTGGCACTGAAGAATCTGTGTGAGAACCTTTCACGAGCCTCTATCAAGTCAGATGACATATGCTGCTTACACAAAGAAGAATTAAAACTTTTCTGTTTGGACCACCGGGAGGTTGTGTGCATCATCTGCAGAGATGCAGAAATCCACGTTGGTCACAAGATCCGGCCCCTCGAAGAAGTTGTGAAAGGTCATCATGAGGAACTCCAGAAAGAACTGCAGAAGGCCAAGGAAAGACTCAAAGATTACAACGACTGTCGAGAGAACTGCAATGAACAGGCAGAGTATATCAAAGTCCAGAGGGAGAATGTCGAACGCAAAATAAAGAACAATTTTGAGGAGCTCCGTCGCTTCCTCGACGTCGAGGAGGAGGCCAGGTTGGCTGTGGTCAGGGAGGAAGAGAAGGAGAAGAGTCAAACGATGAAGGAGAAGATGGCGGCCCTCGGCGAACAAATGGCCGCTCTCTCGGAGGTCATCAGAAGCACTGAGGAGCAGCTGGTGTCTAACAATGTTGCTTTCATGAAGAAGTTCAATACTGCAATGGGAATGATCCAAGAGCTTCCCGATAAACCAGAGCTGATCGGAGGACGTCTGCTGGACGAAACCAAACACGTGGGCAACCTCAAGTTCAAGGTGTGGGAGCTGATGAAGGAGAAGCTTGCCTATAGTCCCGTCATTCTGGACCCCAACACGGCCCATCCAAGAATTAGACTGTCTGAAGATCTGAGCAGTCTGAGTTGGGAAGACGTACAGCAGGACCGTCCACAGAATCCAGAGAGGTTCCAGACGTGGCGGTCTGTGCTGGGTGCTGCTTTGGACTCGGGAAGACACGTGTGGGATGTTGAGGTGGGAGACACCAATTTCTGGGCAGTGGGGATCAAGTGGGGGGACCCTTGTTTGCCAGAGAAAATGCGTGGTTGGGTCATTGGATTTCATGATGGGGAATACTTAATTCCCAGTTGCGAATATGGAGCATGGAATCCGCCTGTCAAATTGCAGAGGATCCGAGTTGAAGTGGACATGAATGAGAGCTCATTTTCCTTCTCTGAACCTCTAACAAACACCGAATTGTGGAAGATGCCTTCCGATTGTCCAGACTTGTCCAGGCAAACCAAAATATATCCTTACTTTCACACAACACGTAAAATACCTCTTAAGGTAATCCTCATTCCACCTGGTGTTACGACTGGCATCAGTTTGCAGTCATGTTGAcacagcttgattttttttgctttgaatgtCATCTGAATCATTCCTTtctgagagaattttattcatgcttaaaacacaaccattttaCATTATACTTTGCATgcgtttgttatgcttgcatgagaacattgtagcatagagcataattgttatattaacctgtttgagtgtgccttcccatagccttgactgttgtagactgtatcacaatatgcccaaatacggactgttatgttcctgtgttttccaatacgccctgaatgaatacaatgggcGACTGTGGCTTATCAGACTGAGCTCATCATTGTTCTAGCCAGAGCTGGGTCAAGGTCATAACTTGAGGTGTTTTTTCACCTACTggagatgtttttctgtggaaaaccacCTGAGTGGATACTTAAGTTTCACTTTCGTTTTCATAGGTATCGTTTCAGAGTAAGCATCCTTTGGTATGGGATGTCAGGGATGgttgggatggcgtggctcagtggtagagtagttgtccccccaacccagaggttgtgggttcaattctctgccctgatgaactcgcctaagtatccttgagcaagatacacattgctcctggtgctgtgtcaccagtaggtagatggcgatgtagtgtaaagcaccTTGAAagatggaaaagcgctatacaagtataacaccatttggtAACCCCCTTTCAACAGgataaatgtccagcctctacTCTACTTCTTGGTGAttgatcacagctcctggctgaatcacatcattttgtacccttgatatatcatgtttataaagtcttcgaagcaggcaatctttggttggtcgtattcatttctctaatcgagctatcgaggtaacacttcttagagttcaaacttgaatttccctgacattTTCCTTTTTCCATATGATTTGAGTCCTACTTATTGGCCAGGTCATGTAATAAGACTTTACTGGAGTCCAAAAAATGAGGCAGTTACTCAGTTTTcttttcttccaaaacgtttgagTTATGTGAATACAACGTTTCATGTGAGTAATATTTGGAAGTACTGTAATGCTACTCCTACTTGAGTACAACTTTTGGCTACACTCTTATTGAAATTGATTTACAAGTACTACTTTAATACTTGTACGCCAatcattattttaaattttacaagTACTTTGAGTGATTTTATTtaaaagtaatgctactcttactcaagcaaaatgtttttcttctcattagaatttgaaaaatatatcagaCACAAGTAACTAAGTactagagttttttttttttttcaacaaatagtTTGGATTGACGACTTTAACTTGTAGTTGAGTAATCTTATTTAATCGTAATGCTATTCTTACTCGAGTTCATCTTATGGCTTTTCGTTAATATTCGTTGACAGTACTTGTACTTTCTTACTTGTACTACGATTTGTTGATGGataagtacttttacttcagtatttGGAAGTAACGCTGCTTTTACTCGAGTACAATGTTTGGGTTctcattttgattttaaaaataactcaGACGCAAGTTACTGAGTACTTGAGTATTCATTTcaacaaaagctttttttttggaACGACTACTCTGACTTCgagtgtggcaaataagtatttagtcaaccactaattgtgcaagttctcccacttgaatatattagagaggcctgtaattgtcaacatgggtaaacctcaaccatgagagacagaatgtggaaaaaacagaaaatcacattgcaaataaattctttaaaaatcaaacaaatcaaaTCTTCTTGCTAATCACCTCTCCAGTTTATGAGAATATTCTCTCACATGCcacaaacaaatatacaaattgGCAGATAGACAAACACAACAActaacgtgtgtgtgtgtgtgtgttgcggGTGCATATTATATAAATCAGCGTATCATGTGTCAATGAATGCCTATACTATGTGCAATTGCAAATTAATTCAATATGTAATCTGATCTAACTTCACTGTCCCTCGTTCTCAATATGACGTAATGCGCACAAAAGCGCTCCTCCTCACAACCCACAACGTTTTGAGGGATATTTCCCCTTTTCATAAGCATTGTTAGTTTGACTGAACCCAATTGACTGACTCGACCCCTCCGTACCTGAGTGACACGTCGACGGTCACAACGCTTCGCTTCCGCGGCCAGGTGGTTTTCACTGAATGAAGCGAGACATCGGTACAACGTATCGGGATACTTGTTGCTGCGAGCGCTCGACACTTGTCTCGAGCGTCTGCTTCGAGCGTAACATCACTACTGTTCTCGTCAGTtttctccaagccctcgtgttcacctcagtaagtttttgatactcAGCCTTTTGTTAGAGTTTTGTTTGCTGCGTCTTTTTGGGATCTCCACATTATTTgttgatactttgttttttgcttgccttagttaaatcatttttgcaccacTCTTTTTGCCTTGCTTCCCTTTTCCtggatttgggtccacacaccacctgcctgcccattTCCTGACAGGCGGACGCTCGGTATGCAAGTGGGCAAGTTGGCACAAaggcaaaaaagcgcaccagagtggccaaaacattgacctatatcaacgaaacaaaggaattTTGtttctgttgtgtcctgtctcttcaatgccaagcttggctgcacgtcggacgtgaataaacacctaaagcaccgtcacccagttgtaattttggaagacgacaggagacaacaagctggcagatcgtaaatccatctaactaaccaacgacattttttattgaagttgaaGTCTGTCGCGATATTCAAAAgttcatttatcgcacggtaaataaaaatgagggcggtaatgttcacggctgcgttttgtcGCCGCATGCATACATTTGTACGTGTGTGttaatggcatatgagactcctgtTCCTTTCACagttgtttatttgtcatcaacACCCCGCAGAGTTAAAGTTCAGAcaaacaaaataaggaaacacatctatattaaacactgtaaatgagGTATTGACGGTGCGATaatcgtgagcaaaaatactacgggttcacggtatcacggtattgcaattatagctccaaaatgtgttattttgagatgtatgggatttttaaaaaaaacacttttttttccattgaacaggatttttttttttcagaacatatttgcaaattggaacatgaatataatgttaaaataaaagaattaattaacataaaatagatattttaaataaaattatgatAGATGAACTTATAGACGattcccacagccacagctcaagttgctcaagattagagcaagaacgaaATAATtgcaataaaaatgtaaaaacagttctaaataaaattatataaaggtatatatatatatatattagggctgtcaaaattattgcgttaacgagtggtaattttcttaattaatcccgttaaaatatttgacgcaattaacgcacaaatgccccgctcaaacagattaaaatgacagaacagtcaaaagtgtacttgttgtgttttttggagttttgccgccctctgctggcgcttgggtgcgactgattttataggcttcagcacccatgagcattaggtaagtaattattgacatcaacaatggcgggcttctagtttattttttgattgaaaattttactaattctattaaaacgaaaacatgaagaggggttttaatataaaatttctataacttgtactaacatttttcttttaagaactacaagtctttctatccatggatcgctttaagagaatgttaataatgttaatgccatcttgttgatttattgttataataaacaaatacagtacttatgtaccgtatgttgaatgtatatatccgtcttgtgtcttatctttccattccaacaataatttacagaaaaatatggcatattttatagatagtttgaattgcgattaattacgattaattaatttttaagctgtaattaactcgattaaaaaattttatcgtttgacacccctaatacatatatatatatatatatatatatatatatatacatgctgggtgactttcttttttttgtgggggtgaaaagctcaagtgaagttttgcaattttcagccactgtgtcaactctagtctacatgatgtcatgcctttgtgttaaaaagaacatgaattcataagttaataagttagttaaaaatgtataagttagtaaaAAAAGTACATATAGTTGTAGAAAGGtttaatcgaaaaaaaaaaacattgggagtgagacctctcctcgtcCAGCGAACATGAATTTGtgctgatttttatgatcttcatgcgaTGTAAAGCACTGTAAATTGCCTTGCCAATTGTGCTATatcaataaatttgccttgccttgccttgggcAAATCAtatttcgcaattagcgatctttgacgctatccttcccccccccccctttattcaagcttgtttctcactcagcggctgtgagacttaAAACCTCGacaaagttgctctcccagctaagcctaggctaacattcgtctttgtaggtttttagttagtttgtatattgaatttgaaaggaaaatgagtgttttgtttttggcgaactttttcatggtggtaacctgttgaagctactcacacatgtattctttttgtatatttcacttaccaagatttgagagctcaataaattgaagaaaactaTGCATTGTTTTGGAGTGTTTGTTCTTGGGttcgctggctgtttagcagagtAGCGTCACTGAAACACACAGCAAtaaacgggaaggggtgagcgctgccgcgccaagccacttctggctgcatttttgggacatgaaaaatagcgaatactgtACTAAGGTATGGCCAAAAATTTTGTTGGTTCTGAAACCGCAACAttctcacaccacggtaaaccgtaaaaccggtaaccggcacatgcctactgttAACATTTGCAtttctacattgaggctaatgggggaaaaaaagacaacctgctttagcctgctataaaacatgagcagtcttttccaaaatgcaaacttgcggttaaaaggtgacacttcaaacatgaaaaatcgctgactaacggcatttgcaaacgaaaaaatggggaaaaaaatctattactgacaccatttGTAATGACGAAAAGTGCACATTTTTGCTGAGTGTAAAGtttacggttagcggtttagcgaacgtacttccggtgaacattttaaaataaaagcacgtcatgttcaacatataaataacgatttctggagttaatccaacatacagtaaaatgacaacctttatgaaaaatctgactggcaatgaataattattatattactattatatatagtagtatactataatattaatgctatattttttttttaagaattgttttgaatcatgtttgaaag from Corythoichthys intestinalis isolate RoL2023-P3 chromosome 10, ASM3026506v1, whole genome shotgun sequence encodes the following:
- the LOC130923476 gene encoding E3 ubiquitin-protein ligase TRIM39-like; its protein translation is MAESLEVHLQCPTCLDVFKDPVILPCSHSFCRACLQQWKDKGERSCPLCRTEFRSMVLPLNLALKNLCENLSRASIKSDDICCLHKEELKLFCLDHREVVCIICRDAEIHVGHKIRPLEEVVKGHHEELQKELQKAKERLKDYNDCRENCNEQAEYIKVQRENVERKIKNNFEELRRFLDVEEEARLAVVREEEKEKSQTMKEKMAALGEQMAALSEVIRSTEEQLVSNNVAFMKKFNTAMGMIQELPDKPELIGGRLLDETKHVGNLKFKVWELMKEKLAYSPVILDPNTAHPRIRLSEDLSSLSWEDVQQDRPQNPERFQTWRSVLGAALDSGRHVWDVEVGDTNFWAVGIKWGDPCLPEKMRGWVIGFHDGEYLIPSCEYGAWNPPVKLQRIRVEVDMNESSFSFSEPLTNTELWKMPSDCPDLSRQTKIYPYFHTTRKIPLKVILIPPGVTTGISLQSC